A DNA window from Ipomoea triloba cultivar NCNSP0323 chromosome 10, ASM357664v1 contains the following coding sequences:
- the LOC116032313 gene encoding uncharacterized protein LOC116032313, translating into MGFTMGLNMLLLMAMVATNILSLYHLSSNIQSISPAANVAAVPDHLIRQLQTIRATINHLTSLQSPAPPSSRKPSVSIPSDLLLYAHMSPIASACKDYPDLLHQYMNYTPFALCPADSAIADSLILRGCHPLPRRRCFSRTATAAPTSLPKNPFSSLPENAVIWKNYNCKSFSCLAKSNPGMGFDMKIEQSRFFSSKSDLDLPIPQLLQIAKSAKSVIRLGLDIGGGTGTFAAQMKLQNMTVVTTTMNLGAPYNEAVALRGLVPLHVPLQQRLPVFDGVMDLVRCGHAVNRWIPATMMEFLFFDVDRVLRGGGYFWLDHFFSKKVDLEKVFQPLIWKLGYKKVKWAVADKTDTAGVKNQEVYLTALLQKPVSR; encoded by the coding sequence ATGGGTTTCACCATGGGTCTGAACATGCTTCTCTTGATGGCTATGGTGGCCACAAACATCCTCTCTCTCTACCACCTCTCCTCCAACATCCAGTCCATATCCCCCGCCGCCAATGTCGCCGCCGTCCCCGACCACCTCATCCGCCAGCTCCAAACCATACGCGCCACCATCAACCACCTCACCAGCCTCCAATCGCCGGCTCCTCCGTCTTCCAGGAAACCTTCCGTTTCTATCCCTTCCGATCTTCTTCTCTACGCTCATATGTCTCCCATTGCTTCTGCTTGTAAGGATTACCCGGATTTGCTCCATCAGTACATGAATTACACTCCCTTTGCTCTCTGCCCTGCGGATTCGGCGATTGCCGATTCCCTGATTCTCCGCGGCTGCCACCCGCTTCCGCGGCGGCGGTGCTTCTCCCGGACCGCCACCGCCGCGCCGACCTCGCTCCCAAAGAATCCGTTTTCCAGTCTGCCGGAAAACGCGGTGATTTGGAAGAATTACAACTGCAAGAGCTTCAGTTGCCTGGCCAAGTCCAACCCTGGAATGGGGTTTGATATGAAAATTGAGCAATCCAGATTCTTCTCATCCAAATCGGATCTAGATCTGCCAATTCCACAGCTACTGCAAATTGCGAAATCGGCCAAGAGTGTGATTAGGTTAGGGCTGGACATAGGTGGTGGGACAGGCACCTTCGCGGCACAAATGAAACTGCAAAATATGACAGTAGTGACCACCACCATGAACCTCGGGGCGCCCTACAACGAGGCCGTGGCACTGAGGGGGTTGGTGCCACTACATGTGCCATTGCAGCAGAGGCTGCCAGTGTTTGATGGAGTGATGGATCTTGTGAGGTGTGGGCATGCTGTGAATAGGTGGATTCCTGCAACTATGATGGAGTTCTTGTTCTTTGATGTGGATAGAGTGCTGAGAGGTGGTGGGTACTTTTGGCTGGACCATTTCTTCAGCAAAAAAGTGGATCTGGAAAAGGTGTTTCAGCCATTGATTTGGAAGCTGGGGTACAAGAAGGTGAAGTGGGCTGTGGCAGACAAGACTGATACTGCTGGGGTGAAGAATCAGGAGGTTTATTTGACAGCCCTTCTGCAGAAGCCTGTATCCAGATGA
- the LOC116032315 gene encoding coatomer subunit zeta-1-like, translating into MDYCPSVKNVLLLDSEGKRVAVKYYTDDWPTNAAKEAYEKAIFAKTQKTNARTEAEITMFENNIVVYKFVQDLHFFVTGSEEENELILATVLQGFFDAVGILLRGMVEKSEALDNLDLILLCLDEIVDGGIVLETDANVIAGKVASNSLDAAAPLTEQTISQAFATAREHLTRSLLK; encoded by the exons ATG GACTATTGCCCTTCGGTTAAGAATGTTTTACTTCTGGATTCGGAAGGAAAGCGAGTTGCTGTCAAGTACTATACAGACGACTGGCCTACGAATGCAGCAAAGGAAGCTTATGAGAAGGCCATATTTGCCAAGACTCAGAAGACTAATGCGAGGACAGAAG CGGAAATAACGATGTTTGAGAATAACATTGTTGTTTACAAGTTTGTCCAAGATCTTCATTTCTTTGTTACGGGAAGTGAAGAAGAAAACGAGCTTATTCTAGCCACAGTGCTCCAAGGGTTCTTTGATGCAGTTGGTATTCTACTTAG GGGAATGGTAGAAAAGAGCGAGGCACTTGATAATTTGGATCTTATTCTTCTGTGTCTGGATGAAATAGTTGATGGCGG AATTGTTCTTGAGACAGATGCAAATGTTATTGCTGGTAAAGTTGCCAGTAATAGCTTGGATGCTGCAGCACCTTTGACCGAGCAG ACCATTAGTCAGGCATTTGCTACTGCTCGTGAACATCTTACCAGATCTCTTCTGAAATGA
- the LOC116032314 gene encoding pterin-4-alpha-carbinolamine dehydratase 2, mitochondrial, translating to MSMIRILHSRLSSLSNTQVPLKASSHGFSKPHGRSSISLAGILQVHVGVTSNRNIYNGIRAFCTTEDLSIKKCVPCNTKDLRPMTEEAANTLMSQVPEWSLVNDGGILKLHRSWKVKTFIKGLNFFELVGCLAETEGHHPDLHLVGWNNVKIDIWTHAVGGLTENDFILAVKIDRLNVKELLRREVAKPTVPSS from the exons ATGTCGATGATTCGAATTCTTCATTCTCGTCTATCCTCTCTCTCAAACACTCAA GTTCCACTGAAAGCATCTTCTCATGGCTTCAGCAAACCTCATGGACg CTCAAGTATTTCTCTAGCTGGCATACTCCAGGTTCATGTTGGAGTGACATCAAATAGAAACATCTATAATGGAATTAGGGCTTTTTGTACCACTGAAG ATTTGTCAATCAAGAAATGTGTGCCATGCAACACAAAGGACTTGAGGCCTATGACTGAAGAAGCTGCAAATACATTGATGTCACAG GTACCTGAATGGAGTTTGGTCAATGATGGTGGAATACTGAAGTTGCACAGGTCTTGGAAAGTCAAAACTTTCATTAAAGGACTCAACTTCTTTGAACTGGTTGGATGTCTTGCAGAGACAGAAG GTCATCATCCAGATCTCCATCTTGTCGGATGGAACAATGTGAAAATTGATATATGGACACATGCCGTGG GTGGACTTacagaaaatgatttcataCTTGCTGTCAAGATTGATAGGCTCAATGTTAAAGAGCTTCTGAGGAGGGAAGTTGCTAAACCTACAGTACCCAGCTCTTAG